A genomic stretch from Maledivibacter sp. includes:
- a CDS encoding type II secretion system GspH family protein: MIKLGDKRGVTLVEIIVSIAILGIIITPLATLFVSSVRNNGNARNRMIANQVAQRYMEKAMSNPIVFKNSITKNPFNDSESGMKVRVDISENYDFQLDAGGNISYHFSFEASSKDFNNNKLIIENNTIKLGSSTYPVTFDSVLNIEIKCNANMNKILKVINKSGERVNIYKVHSASEGSDVKIVTEYGEVYVYRNIYDRTVVNADKNRVYKIKITVKKGTETLTELASFKTID, translated from the coding sequence GTGATAAAGTTAGGGGATAAAAGGGGCGTAACCTTAGTAGAGATTATAGTGAGTATAGCTATATTGGGCATCATCATAACACCCTTAGCCACATTGTTTGTATCCAGCGTTAGAAACAATGGGAATGCAAGGAATAGAATGATAGCCAATCAAGTAGCTCAAAGATATATGGAAAAGGCTATGTCAAATCCTATTGTATTTAAAAACTCTATCACTAAGAATCCGTTTAATGATAGTGAGAGTGGTATGAAAGTAAGGGTAGATATTAGTGAAAATTATGATTTTCAACTTGATGCTGGTGGAAATATTAGTTATCATTTTAGCTTTGAAGCCTCTTCTAAGGATTTTAATAATAATAAATTAATTATAGAGAACAATACCATCAAATTAGGTTCAAGTACCTATCCCGTCACCTTTGACTCAGTGCTAAATATAGAAATAAAGTGTAATGCAAACATGAATAAAATTTTAAAGGTAATAAATAAATCCGGCGAAAGAGTCAATATATACAAAGTTCATTCAGCATCAGAGGGAAGTGATGTTAAGATAGTGACAGAATATGGAGAGGTATATGTATATAGGAATATCTATGATAGGACTGTAGTAAATGCAGACAAAAATAGAGTATATAAAATTAAAATAACAGTCAAAAAAGGAACTGAGACCTTAACGGAGTTAGCAAGTTTTAAAACCATTGATTAA
- a CDS encoding PilN domain-containing protein: MRDYNFFSSLIKTKKAFTAKYISIALITILIILTVGGFTYRNHSKAKTLEKEIMDLKAYLELKEVVEKLSAVEEKGQKIDVMGKYLETLENINVSIDISSNINSSLMEDIASTIPKDLFIRTMSFTLEGIQVQGISKERTPVAEFEHNLKSMDTFKEVHVGSINKEAEDGTNYIFSMLCTFRDVNKNEDN, translated from the coding sequence ATGAGAGATTACAACTTTTTTTCATCCCTTATTAAAACAAAAAAAGCCTTTACCGCCAAGTATATTTCTATTGCACTTATTACAATACTTATAATCCTTACAGTAGGAGGTTTTACCTATAGAAATCATTCTAAGGCGAAGACTTTAGAAAAAGAAATAATGGATTTAAAAGCTTATTTAGAATTAAAGGAAGTGGTTGAAAAGCTAAGTGCAGTGGAAGAAAAGGGTCAAAAAATTGACGTGATGGGAAAATACTTGGAAACATTGGAAAATATAAATGTTAGCATAGATATTTCGTCTAATATAAATAGCAGTTTGATGGAGGATATAGCGTCTACAATACCAAAGGATTTATTTATAAGAACCATGTCTTTTACACTTGAGGGAATACAAGTACAAGGTATATCTAAGGAGAGAACCCCTGTTGCTGAGTTTGAACACAATCTTAAATCAATGGATACATTTAAAGAGGTGCATGTCGGCTCTATCAATAAAGAAGCTGAAGATGGAACAAATTATATTTTTTCAATGCTATGTACATTTAGGGATGTGAATAAGAATGAAGATAACTAA
- the pilM gene encoding type IV pilus assembly protein PilM produces MYSRKVLSIDIGTANIKIVVGKQINKAISVEKKYMIPTPPNSYDDGQLLMPEKLYQEIHRLLTSEKIRVKKAICTVESSSIITREIIIPYAKVKDLKNLVKFEIQQYLPIVIEEYLVEHKVIEEIIEEDTKKLKLQVAVLPKKIALAYLKLLQSLKLKPLALDIQNNGISKLFEYSVDINNENSSFEKTVAVIDMGHSQINLSIIDKGIQRFSRIIPGGGKNMDINIANSFNLSIKAAEEKKIEYGSLENLKDELSSHDMVNELIHSTLVVWLEDIQRIFKYYTSRNTGNRIDEIYIYGGSSKIKGLDQFMSTFLDIPTFKIETMSNIKYVKELDMKDLEYYLNAVASIIRR; encoded by the coding sequence TTGTACTCAAGAAAGGTTTTATCAATAGATATAGGTACAGCCAATATAAAAATTGTGGTTGGAAAACAAATAAATAAAGCTATTTCCGTAGAAAAGAAGTATATGATTCCTACACCTCCAAATTCATATGATGATGGTCAGCTTTTAATGCCAGAAAAGCTTTATCAGGAAATACATAGGCTTTTAACATCTGAAAAGATAAGAGTAAAGAAAGCAATTTGTACAGTTGAAAGCTCTTCAATCATTACTAGAGAAATTATAATACCCTATGCGAAGGTAAAGGATCTCAAAAATCTTGTTAAGTTTGAAATACAACAGTACCTTCCTATAGTTATAGAGGAGTATTTAGTTGAGCATAAAGTTATAGAAGAAATTATAGAAGAAGATACTAAAAAATTAAAGCTTCAAGTTGCAGTTTTACCAAAAAAAATTGCTTTAGCCTACCTAAAGCTTCTTCAAAGCCTAAAGCTAAAGCCCCTTGCCCTTGATATACAAAACAATGGGATTTCAAAGCTCTTTGAGTACAGTGTAGATATAAACAATGAAAATTCCAGTTTTGAAAAGACTGTTGCAGTCATAGATATGGGACATTCTCAAATAAACCTCAGTATAATTGATAAGGGAATCCAGAGATTCAGTAGGATTATACCTGGGGGTGGGAAAAATATGGACATTAATATTGCAAACTCTTTTAACCTTTCTATTAAGGCAGCGGAGGAGAAGAAAATAGAGTATGGGAGTTTAGAAAATTTAAAGGATGAATTATCTTCCCACGACATGGTTAATGAATTGATCCATTCAACCCTTGTTGTTTGGTTAGAAGATATACAAAGGATATTTAAATATTATACCAGCAGAAACACGGGGAATAGAATAGATGAAATATATATATATGGAGGGAGTTCAAAAATCAAAGGTTTGGATCAGTTTATGAGTACATTTTTGGATATACCTACCTTTAAGATAGAAACAATGAGCAATATAAAATATGTTAAGGAACTAGATATGAAGGATTTGGAATATTACCTAAATGCCGTTGCAAGTATCATAAGAAGGTAG
- a CDS encoding prepilin peptidase, which translates to MIYIIIVIGLIIGSFLNVGIYRIPKGKSISYPPSHCPKCEERLRSIDLIPVFSYIFNKGKCRYCGENISPRYPIVELMNGFIYMFLYLQFGLTMLFFKYAILSSLLIVISFIDLRYQLIPDRLNVSCLVVGIISTLVYGNKTLILNNILGLFIGGGLFLIIAVVTRGAMGGGDIKLMGALGFCFGWTYILLISFVSFIIGAIISIFLLAFKIKGRKDYIPFGPFISISALLAMLYGEELIQIYLRL; encoded by the coding sequence TTGATATACATAATTATAGTAATAGGATTAATTATAGGTTCCTTCCTCAACGTGGGCATCTACCGCATACCAAAGGGAAAATCAATTTCGTATCCACCTTCACATTGTCCAAAATGTGAAGAAAGACTAAGGTCTATTGATTTGATACCAGTATTTAGTTATATATTCAATAAGGGAAAATGCAGATATTGTGGGGAAAATATATCCCCCCGGTATCCCATTGTAGAACTTATGAATGGGTTTATCTATATGTTTTTATACCTGCAATTTGGGTTAACTATGTTGTTTTTCAAATATGCCATTTTATCAAGTCTACTTATAGTCATATCATTTATTGACCTTAGATATCAGCTTATACCCGATAGACTCAATGTGTCTTGTCTAGTAGTAGGTATAATATCAACCCTAGTATATGGCAATAAAACATTAATTTTAAATAATATTTTAGGACTGTTTATAGGGGGAGGCCTATTTTTAATTATAGCCGTTGTCACAAGGGGGGCTATGGGTGGTGGAGATATCAAACTTATGGGAGCCCTTGGTTTTTGTTTTGGATGGACGTACATACTTCTGATATCATTTGTATCCTTTATTATAGGGGCAATAATATCCATATTTTTATTAGCATTTAAGATAAAGGGTAGAAAGGATTACATACCCTTTGGACCATTTATATCCATATCTGCCCTATTAGCCATGCTATATGGAGAAGAACTGATACAGATTTATTTAAGGCTATAA
- a CDS encoding type II secretion system F family protein, with amino-acid sequence MPEYRYEAINKTGEKEKGSYEAENKDYVLNMLKGKELFPVKVEEVVKAREIGIKIFNKVKVKDIAIFCRQFHVMLNAGVSIIKCLDILRYQTDNKRLKLVLSVVYEEVQKGLTFSEALKSHGDVFPPLLIHMVEAGEVSGTLDIIMERMSVHYEKENKIQNKVKGAMIYPIILSIVSILVVVFLLTFVMPTFVGMFTESGVLLPMPTRILLVLSNGIKSHWYFILLVVITAIYGMKKYIATDSGSLVIDHIKMKVPIVKGTTQKIITSRFTRTMSTLLVSGIPLIQAIEIVSKIVQNRIVEKGLLDVKEDIRKGIDLATPVERIGFFPPMVTSMIRIGEESGSLDEILDKTANFYDEEVEVALHKMVTMLEPLMIVFMAVIIGGIVIAMVLPMFEMVNAIDM; translated from the coding sequence ATGCCCGAGTACAGATATGAAGCTATAAACAAAACTGGAGAGAAAGAAAAGGGCTCCTATGAAGCAGAAAATAAGGATTATGTGCTTAATATGCTTAAGGGAAAAGAGCTTTTTCCAGTTAAAGTAGAAGAAGTAGTAAAGGCAAGGGAAATAGGAATTAAAATCTTTAATAAAGTTAAAGTAAAGGATATAGCTATATTTTGTCGTCAATTTCATGTAATGCTAAATGCAGGGGTTTCCATAATCAAATGTTTGGATATACTGAGATATCAAACTGATAACAAGAGGCTTAAGCTTGTCCTATCGGTGGTATATGAAGAGGTGCAAAAAGGACTCACCTTTTCCGAGGCATTAAAGAGTCATGGGGATGTATTTCCACCCCTATTAATCCATATGGTTGAAGCGGGAGAGGTAAGTGGTACCCTAGATATTATCATGGAGAGGATGTCAGTACACTATGAAAAGGAGAACAAGATACAAAACAAGGTGAAGGGGGCCATGATTTACCCCATAATCTTAAGTATAGTATCAATCCTTGTTGTAGTTTTTCTATTGACCTTTGTAATGCCCACATTCGTGGGGATGTTTACAGAAAGTGGAGTTCTTTTACCTATGCCTACTAGGATATTGCTAGTCCTAAGTAATGGTATAAAAAGCCATTGGTATTTTATATTACTTGTTGTAATTACGGCAATATATGGTATGAAAAAGTATATAGCTACAGATAGTGGAAGTCTAGTAATCGACCATATAAAAATGAAAGTTCCCATAGTGAAGGGCACCACACAAAAGATTATAACCTCAAGGTTTACAAGAACCATGTCGACACTATTGGTCAGTGGGATACCCCTTATACAGGCAATAGAAATCGTATCAAAGATAGTTCAAAACAGGATCGTAGAAAAGGGACTATTAGATGTAAAGGAGGATATAAGAAAGGGAATAGACTTGGCAACTCCCGTGGAAAGAATAGGTTTCTTTCCTCCTATGGTTACATCCATGATAAGGATAGGAGAGGAATCAGGTTCCTTGGATGAGATATTGGATAAGACTGCAAACTTCTATGATGAAGAAGTAGAGGTAGCACTCCATAAGATGGTCACTATGCTTGAACCCCTTATGATCGTATTTATGGCAGTGATTATTGGAGGGATTGTCATTGCAATGGTACTTCCTATGTTTGAGATGGTTAATGCCATAGATATGTGA
- a CDS encoding type IV pilus twitching motility protein PilT: protein MNLEELMKTTSELGASDIHLTVGVPPVMRIYGELKKYGEKPLMPEDTLGLVKQLANDTQIKVLEEQGEIDISYSQSKLGRFRVNIFKQRGSYGIAIRIVALRIPSMEELGLPPIVKELAMRKRGLVLITGPTGSGKSTTLASIIDYINNDRSCHILTLEDPIEYLHKHNKSIVNQREIGNDCKNFAYALRSALRQDPDVILVGEMRDLETISIAITAAETGHLVLSTLHTIGAAKTIDRVIDVFPPYQQQQVRIQLAAVLEGVISQQLLPKNGGGRIAAMETMIGTTAIRNLIREGKTHQIQTIVQTGSKFGMKTMDMSISELFRRGIISRETALSYGVDRNMIDRYLGI from the coding sequence ATGAACCTAGAAGAACTTATGAAAACAACCAGTGAGCTTGGGGCTTCGGATATACATCTAACCGTGGGAGTACCACCGGTTATGAGAATATATGGAGAATTAAAGAAATATGGAGAAAAGCCTTTGATGCCAGAGGATACATTGGGATTAGTTAAGCAGTTAGCGAATGATACACAAATAAAGGTTTTAGAGGAACAAGGCGAAATAGATATTTCATATTCCCAGTCAAAATTAGGAAGATTTAGAGTAAATATATTTAAACAAAGGGGCAGCTATGGAATAGCTATAAGAATAGTGGCCCTAAGGATACCTTCTATGGAAGAGTTAGGATTGCCACCTATAGTGAAGGAACTGGCCATGAGAAAAAGAGGATTGGTTCTAATAACTGGCCCCACGGGAAGCGGAAAGTCAACCACTTTGGCTTCGATTATAGACTATATCAATAATGATAGAAGCTGTCATATATTAACACTGGAAGATCCTATAGAATACCTTCATAAACATAATAAGAGTATTGTAAATCAAAGGGAGATAGGTAATGACTGCAAAAACTTTGCCTATGCTTTGAGGTCAGCCCTGAGACAGGACCCAGATGTAATCCTAGTGGGAGAAATGAGGGATTTAGAAACCATATCTATTGCTATAACAGCGGCGGAAACAGGTCACTTGGTATTATCAACCCTACATACCATAGGTGCAGCAAAGACCATTGATAGGGTGATAGATGTATTTCCACCCTATCAACAGCAGCAGGTTAGAATACAGCTTGCTGCGGTTTTAGAAGGAGTTATATCACAACAGCTTTTACCTAAAAATGGGGGAGGAAGAATTGCCGCTATGGAAACGATGATAGGTACAACTGCCATCCGTAATCTCATAAGGGAAGGCAAAACCCATCAGATTCAAACTATAGTTCAGACGGGTTCAAAGTTTGGGATGAAAACCATGGACATGTCCATAAGTGAGTTGTTTAGAAGGGGAATTATTTCCAGGGAAACTGCATTATCCTATGGAGTCGATAGGAATATGATCGACAGATATTTAGGAATTTAG
- a CDS encoding ATPase, T2SS/T4P/T4SS family, with amino-acid sequence MEKRKRLGDLLIEAELITLEQLSEALTIQRSSGKKIGEILTNSGLITEMQIIEVLEFQLGIPHMDLEKHYIDPDIPNLISEDLARRHTLIPVSKKANRLMVAMADPLNIFAIDDVKIATGLDVEPVISTGKGILDAIDEYYGKQSAEKAIEDFKSQYKVDNIENIDDEILDEINNAPVVRLVNSIIKQAVKSKASDIHIEPFESKIRVRFRIDGNLQEIMTPAKTTHSAIITRIKIMGKMNIAEKRLPQDGRVEINMDGQEIDLRISILPTVYGEKIVIRLLDRSNFLMSRSQLGFNNHNLDLLTNIMKNPNGIILVTGPTGSGKTTTLYTLLRELNKIDRNIITVEDPVEYRLNGINQVAVNNKAGLTFANALRSILRQDPDIIMIGEIRDSETAQIAVRAAITGHLVLSTMHTNDTASTVTRLMDMGIEPYLVSSSVVGIIAQRLVRRICSYCKVEYTPSEAERNILKIDKTVQLYKGKGCSYCNHTGYRGRISIHEIMTIGKELRIQIDNKEGVDILRKTASKNGTSSLRMNCEELVKNGVTTVKELLRVTYVID; translated from the coding sequence ATGGAAAAAAGAAAAAGATTGGGAGATCTATTGATTGAAGCAGAATTAATAACATTAGAACAACTAAGTGAAGCACTAACTATCCAGAGAAGCTCGGGTAAAAAAATTGGTGAGATTCTAACTAATAGTGGTTTAATAACAGAGATGCAAATAATTGAGGTTTTAGAATTTCAGCTTGGTATACCTCATATGGATCTAGAGAAACATTATATAGATCCTGATATACCTAATTTGATTAGTGAGGATTTAGCAAGAAGACATACTTTGATACCAGTGAGTAAAAAAGCAAATAGACTTATGGTAGCTATGGCAGACCCTTTAAATATATTTGCCATAGATGATGTGAAGATTGCTACGGGATTGGATGTTGAACCAGTCATATCCACGGGAAAAGGGATACTTGATGCCATAGATGAATATTATGGAAAACAAAGTGCTGAAAAAGCCATAGAAGATTTTAAAAGTCAATACAAGGTTGATAATATAGAAAATATCGATGATGAGATTTTAGATGAAATAAACAATGCTCCTGTAGTAAGGTTAGTTAATTCCATCATTAAGCAAGCTGTAAAATCCAAAGCTAGTGATATACATATAGAACCCTTTGAAAGTAAAATAAGAGTTCGCTTTAGAATCGATGGTAATCTCCAAGAAATCATGACACCAGCTAAAACTACCCATTCCGCAATAATAACTAGAATTAAGATCATGGGCAAGATGAATATAGCAGAAAAAAGGCTTCCACAGGATGGAAGAGTAGAGATCAATATGGATGGTCAAGAAATAGATTTGCGTATATCAATACTACCGACGGTCTATGGTGAAAAGATAGTTATCAGACTTTTGGATAGAAGCAACTTTTTAATGTCGAGAAGTCAGCTTGGTTTTAATAACCATAATCTTGACCTTTTAACCAATATAATGAAAAACCCAAATGGCATTATATTGGTTACAGGGCCAACCGGCAGCGGTAAGACTACTACATTATATACTTTACTTAGGGAGCTAAACAAAATTGACAGAAATATTATAACAGTTGAAGATCCCGTTGAGTATAGATTAAATGGAATAAACCAAGTTGCAGTAAACAACAAAGCAGGACTTACCTTTGCAAATGCCCTCAGATCCATTTTGAGACAGGACCCTGACATCATAATGATAGGGGAGATAAGGGACTCTGAAACAGCTCAGATAGCAGTTAGAGCAGCTATAACGGGTCATTTGGTTTTGAGTACAATGCATACCAATGATACTGCGTCTACGGTTACCAGATTAATGGATATGGGTATAGAACCCTATTTAGTTTCCTCATCGGTAGTAGGTATAATAGCACAAAGGCTTGTTAGAAGGATATGTTCTTACTGTAAGGTAGAGTATACTCCAAGTGAAGCCGAGAGAAACATATTGAAAATAGATAAAACAGTCCAATTATATAAGGGTAAGGGCTGCAGCTATTGTAATCATACAGGCTATAGGGGAAGAATCTCTATACATGAGATAATGACTATAGGGAAGGAACTTCGCATACAAATAGACAACAAAGAGGGTGTGGATATCCTAAGGAAAACGGCATCAAAAAATGGGACAAGCAGTCTTAGAATGAATTGTGAAGAATTAGTGAAAAATGGAGTCACGACAGTTAAAGAGCTATTAAGGGTAACATACGTTATAGATTAG
- a CDS encoding D-Ala-D-Ala carboxypeptidase family metallohydrolase: MLNIKVFDGQITKNFNLAEFKCKDRGEVLLNAAVIDHIQRLQSFRNWYNRPMKVVSGYRTEKYNEKIGGSKKSKHIEGIASDIALPDDFYGFSKQRRDEFLNNVKSKWIELCELDGLGGGIGFYDTFFHIDSRSKGKYKNGFYAFWDLRKNK, translated from the coding sequence ATGCTGAATATAAAGGTTTTTGATGGGCAAATAACTAAGAACTTTAATCTTGCTGAATTCAAATGTAAGGATAGGGGAGAAGTGCTTTTGAATGCAGCAGTAATAGATCATATACAAAGACTACAAAGTTTCAGAAATTGGTACAATAGACCGATGAAGGTTGTTTCAGGCTATAGAACTGAAAAATACAATGAAAAGATCGGAGGCAGTAAGAAAAGTAAGCATATAGAGGGTATCGCCAGTGATATAGCATTACCAGATGATTTTTACGGATTTTCAAAACAAAGAAGGGATGAGTTTTTAAATAATGTTAAAAGTAAATGGATAGAATTATGTGAACTAGATGGACTAGGCGGTGGTATAGGGTTTTATGATACATTTTTTCACATAGATAGTAGATCTAAGGGGAAATATAAAAATGGCTTTTATGCATTCTGGGATTTGAGAAAAAATAAATAA
- a CDS encoding cold-shock protein, whose translation MKGKVKWFNGEKGYGFITGEDGKDVFVHYSSIEGTGFKSLDEDQDVEFEVVEGEKGPQATNVVKL comes from the coding sequence ATGAAAGGTAAAGTAAAATGGTTTAACGGCGAAAAGGGTTATGGATTCATCACAGGAGAAGACGGTAAAGATGTATTTGTACACTATTCTTCTATAGAAGGAACTGGATTCAAATCTTTAGATGAGGATCAAGATGTTGAGTTTGAAGTTGTTGAAGGAGAAAAAGGACCTCAAGCAACTAATGTAGTAAAACTATAA
- a CDS encoding family 10 glycosylhydrolase has product MLKNVAARFFVLALVVFMITGSVYAFTKVDNTKLQNNILNEGHEKNVSNGIAQTNDNNEIKELRAVWVATVYGLDYPSSGATTDSAILKKEIIDMLDNIQTMGFNTVYFQVRPAADAFYPSKIFPWSKYLTGNQTTAPKAGFDPLKFIVDEGHKRNIEIHAWINPYRITMKKSDLEELAHNHPAILHPEWVVAHGTGDKVRHYFNPGIPEVEKMILNGVSEIIQNYDVDGIHLDDYFYPGKAFDDYNTYVKYGSEYDNIHDWRRDNINKLIEKMYYLIKAKDEKLDFGVSPFAIWANKTSNPLGSDTKGKESYYAMYADTRGWVKAGYLDYIMPQIYWNIGYKIADYEKILNWWVDVVKDTNVKLYVGQAAYRTCNPNSDSPWYGVNQLSDQVKLNRATDNVGGYCMFRYRSLLRKPELIQLMKDLNKPMKNSMQGF; this is encoded by the coding sequence ATGCTAAAAAATGTCGCAGCAAGGTTTTTTGTTTTGGCTTTAGTCGTATTTATGATTACTGGTTCCGTATATGCTTTCACTAAAGTGGATAATACAAAGCTTCAAAATAATATTTTAAATGAAGGCCATGAAAAAAATGTATCCAACGGTATAGCTCAAACTAATGATAACAATGAAATAAAGGAGCTTAGGGCCGTTTGGGTGGCTACGGTTTACGGATTGGATTATCCTTCATCGGGAGCAACTACAGATAGTGCTATTCTGAAAAAAGAGATTATAGACATGCTTGACAATATCCAGACAATGGGTTTTAATACAGTATATTTTCAAGTACGACCAGCAGCGGATGCATTTTATCCATCAAAAATATTTCCATGGTCAAAGTATCTAACTGGGAATCAAACTACTGCACCTAAAGCAGGCTTTGACCCACTAAAGTTTATTGTTGATGAAGGACATAAAAGAAATATTGAGATACACGCATGGATAAATCCCTATAGGATTACCATGAAAAAAAGCGATTTAGAAGAGTTAGCCCATAACCATCCAGCAATTCTTCATCCAGAATGGGTTGTAGCCCATGGAACTGGCGATAAGGTAAGGCATTATTTTAATCCTGGAATTCCTGAAGTTGAAAAAATGATTCTCAATGGAGTTTCTGAAATTATACAAAATTACGATGTGGATGGAATTCACTTGGATGATTATTTTTATCCCGGTAAGGCCTTTGATGATTATAATACCTATGTTAAGTACGGAAGTGAATATGACAATATCCATGATTGGAGACGTGACAATATAAACAAACTAATAGAAAAGATGTACTATTTAATAAAGGCAAAGGATGAGAAACTAGACTTTGGAGTAAGTCCATTTGCTATTTGGGCTAATAAAACCTCTAACCCTTTAGGATCAGATACAAAGGGGAAAGAATCCTATTATGCTATGTATGCTGATACAAGAGGATGGGTAAAAGCGGGATATTTAGATTATATAATGCCTCAGATTTACTGGAACATAGGCTATAAGATAGCCGACTATGAAAAAATATTAAATTGGTGGGTTGATGTTGTTAAAGATACCAATGTAAAACTATATGTTGGACAAGCTGCCTATAGAACATGTAATCCAAATTCTGATAGCCCTTGGTATGGGGTCAATCAACTTAGTGACCAAGTAAAGCTTAATCGTGCTACCGATAATGTAGGTGGATATTGTATGTTTAGATATAGATCCCTATTAAGAAAACCGGAATTGATTCAACTTATGAAGGATTTAAATAAACCTATGAAAAATTCAATGCAGGGATTTTAG